The genomic region TAAAATATGAACACCTGTTACCAGTTCCCGCAGAACACCCGAAAGAGATCGAAGTGTTCACAAAATGAATTACAAAACCTTGAAAAACAAATGACAGGAAGGAACATATCAGCAATAGTATAATGACTGGATAAATCCTACTCAGCAAATGAGAGGAGAGAAACTGCTGCAGCTGCAAAAACCTGTAGAGTGGTAAGACCAACAAAGTAAGGGGAGATGTTTGTTTATGGTTTATATAAAACAGGGGCAATAATCATGTATAATGATCATAAAATTATTTTCACATCTATATCAGTGCTAGTGTCTTTACCAAAGAATGGTAGCAGAAAAAGGTTATTGTTTTAGACTTTTCTCTGTGGGTTAGGGTTCTAGGGGTCCCTGACTTAAATTATTCTGGATATGATAGAAGTATAAATGAAGGCAGGAAGACCCAGCTTTTTTTGTTCATCAACATcatgaaattttatttttaaagcactTCCCAATGACCTGGAAACGCCCCGTCTCCTCTATATCAGTTTTGCCCTAGCAACAACCAACAGACACAGTCCAGCTGACCGGAGGGCACATCTTGGAACATACTGTTGCAAAAGGTCAGACAAGTATCTGTGAGTGCATCACGCAAAGTCTTAAAATTGGTCTGGTAGTGAACCAGAAGCTAGTGAAGAGAGATGCTCACCCCATTTTTACTCTCAGGAATCTGGCAGCTAAACTCTCAACCATCTGTAGCCTTGCAAGAGTGGTCTGACTGATCCCAGCATACAACAAATTACAGTAATACAGCCCTGAGATAACAAATCTGTGAACAACTGATTCCAAATATGGATTTTACAGAGGTGACTTGAACTTTGACAGCCAACATAGGTGGAAAAAACAGGATTTGACTGTTGCATTTATTTGTATTTCAAAAGTTAGAGCTGCATCCATTACGACTTTCTCAAATGGAGCCAATAAGGAAATGTCAGTGCTGTCCAGGGTGCCATTTCTCCTACTTGGCCGACTCACAATCAGCTCAGTTTTCTTATCATTAAAGTTTGAAAAGCTGAGAGCCAACCCCAATTTAATGTCAAATTAGGAGCGGCTGCACTGATCCGATGGTGCCTAGCCTTAGGGGAAAGTagacctgacagtcatcagcatataaATGGAACTTGATATTCTTGTGGAATATTGCCCTGAGTGGCAGCAGATAAATATGAAAAGTAAAGAGGGGTGAGAatagaaccctgtggtactcctcaGGAGAGATAAGCACACTTTGATGAAGAGTTGCTCATTTTACCACAAACGCTCCTCCCTTACAGGCAGACCCTAACCCACTGGATGTATTTTTATACTTAATAAAAACAGAGCTGACAAGCAGATGTTTTTCTCGGAAAATAAGACATCCTACCAGCAGATCTGAAAGCAGATACTTTTATTCCAATTTAGAGATTatcaataaaaatatcatttttgaCCCCTGCCCTTTTTAATGTCTGCTGCTTTGACAAGACAACATATGAATAATGCACCAATCTATGTGTCTGACACAGCTTCACGGTAGTGGCATCACAATAGTTTTGGGTCGTGTGCATTGGCGTGTGATTTCTAAACCCAGAGAAAGTTGTGAAGGGTAAACAATAGAGTTGCTTTATGCAAACACATGAAAATGACAAACAGCAGAGATGCAGGGTTCCTGCCCGTCAGCAATGATGCATGCAAATATTTAAAGAAAACAACACTTTTGTCTCACTTCGTGTTTCTCTGAACCTGCAGGGTGTAATTTGTGATCACTGATGTGTCTCCGGGCTCCCAGCAGCAAGTGACGTTACGTCGCATAATGAACACACATCCGATGAGCCTCGGGGGTTGGGGGAAGGCCTCTGAGGCTGAAAAAAAGGAGTTGGAGTAGGAAAAGTTTGAGTTAACAAGTCATTAGAATTTCTATTTCTGAAAATGATCAATCTTCAAAAGcatgaaaataaaataataaaacaatgttttttcaAAAGATTAAAAGCAAATGTCTGTTACTATGAAGCGTAAAAAGAAATGGATGTTATGTCAACAAAGAGCTTGTCAGAAGTTGCCAGTAGCCTTGAGCTTTTACAACATATCTGAGGTAAGTAATGCAATGCAATTTCCTGTAAATGACTACTTGCAGTTATCGACATGATCTTATGTGTGGCTCAGCTTGAGTTGCATCATCTTAAAAGTGTGAAGATCTGTTTGAAAGCATCTTCACAGCAACAGTTTAAAATGTCAGTTTTCCTGCAGTGAGAGAGCCTGTTATGTTGTTTTCAGCTTTAAAGATGTTGAACGcccatttaatcaacacatttgcagcggtctctagtaggaattaacagcacattctcacacccgaagcggctaaaactgacaaaGGGTGACCAAGTGGTCACGAGGAGCCCCAAGGCATCGGGTGGCGACAAGCTCTGCCAGAGCGTCGCTTTTTGAAGCCCGTGGGAAAACGTACATGATATGTTCCttcctttggatgtttaatcagaatattcaccgacatttaacctctagccTTAACCCAGTGTCTTGACTCCAGTGCACCATttttaggaactagaagtgatgccacatcacagctgagcttcagatggcagaatttggagtcttatttcctgattattgaacatcttgcctcagattgaaTGAgaacaacgcaactctaccactgacttgaaacgttgatgttttagctctacaaataacacaatcctggaggagttctgttgtgtggtgaagtagctaatgctaacggttagcttctgccagCCGAGTTGTTCTCTGTTGTTTCTTggatgccaaaccaacaacagtcttcctcaTCGCAAGTCAAgacgggtgagttcatgaatgttaagtgacagtgtgatgactGAGCTGTTGGGCTTTTAAAATCCCAGAGTttaatcgtctattttctatcagaagataatgcaggagataggtgtaggagagtaTTTTCATGTAGGAGAGtattttcttgttcagcctgcatgaaaatctcaaagAGAAATCATTTTTTGGTGCTCCATACCTTTAACCTTCCAAAATTATTCAAAAACTAGCTAAAGTGCAGCACTGAAGCTTTGAGAATCAGTGCTCTGATTTTATTCAAACATTAAATTCTCCTCCTGAAcaaacacctcatgatcacagagacgtaaaagaaggagaagttacCCAGAGCGAGCCTGGCCCCCAGGACGAAGATCCACACCGCAGCTGATCTCCGCTCCATAAGGTCTCGCTCTCACTTTCCTCCCATCGTGGTCTCGGAGACTTCGGCTCGTGTTCGGCTCTCCTCTGCAAACTGTTGAAAGCTTTTCAGATTCAGAAGACTCAATCTTCTGATGTTTTTAGCTTCCTTGAAACAAGCAGTAAAACACGTTTTGCACCAATATTTGCATTGCTTCATATGTGGATGTGTAGGCAGTGTCATATTACAACATAAAAAGTCATCAGCCCGTTAGAAATGCTGCCAGTGTTCTAAATAAAAGGCCACTTGATTTTCCTACCTGTGTGTATGAAAACTAGCTCTGGACACAAATCATAAAACACACGCTGCACTACTTGTCACGCTCTGCTGGTCTAAAACGCCCCACCCTTCATTTTGGACACCTGATTTTCATCAGTCAGCTCACTTTTACAAGTTTCATAATCACAGTCCTGCAGTTTAAAAGAGCCCAGTTTGTTCACTGGACATCAGATTCATGTTTTCCTCTTCAGTTCGTTTAATTTAACTTATTTAGTTCACCTACCTCCTCCTTCTAATTCACCTGCATCTCAGGTGCATTCACTTACAAACATGACTTTAGAGTATGTACCATCCTGATGATGATCCTCACCGATGTGTGAGGGCTCGGACTCTTAGGATTTAGAACAGAACTCAAATCTTGCTTGTTTTTGGCAtttctgttaaaaaaaaaaggcaaatggtctgtattttatttactgccttctagagtcctagaaccccccccccccccagtcatcctctcatgctcacacacgttcacaccctggtggtgattggCTACAATGTaggcacagctgccctggggcacactgacgggaGCGAGACTACCAAACGTAGGTGCCTCTTCgatgaccaccagcaggcaatgtggatggtgtcttgcccaaggacacagcagcagcgtTCTCTGCTGGGAGCCTGGATTGATCCTACATgtctgattgctggacaacccgctctacctcctgagccgcTGCTGCCCCTTAACAACAACAATCCTGATGGTGGAATAGTTACCTCACTGTGTTGTCAAGGCAGAAGAAACATAGCACCTGAAACAAGTTCACAGCTGTGTTTTTTGTGAATGGTAGCAGTTTGGCAGACCTGCACAGCTGTTAAAGTTCATGGTATATGAAAATATTTCCAATGAAaagtttttaataaaatattcccAAAATACGTAGACAAAACTCTTTAAAATTCTAAAGGTTAAATCCAGCATAAATTATTCAAATACTGTGTTTACTTAATTGTTGCTGCCCAGATAAAACTCCCATGACCCACAAACCTTTGTTAACCAGATGATAAGAGCCCAGCTAGATAAAATATTTGGACAAACGTGCTGTTTGACACTGAGCACCAGGACTGGACTCACATCATTTCAGTATATATTTGATTTCTGTGAATCATTCCAAGACAGTGATAGAAAACATTGGGATCctcatttaggacagacagaAGAAGATAAGCATGGATAACTGAACCTGTGAGCATTGATAGTTATAAATGAAGTTGTGTGTTCCGTTGCTGAGgagcaaataaaaaaatgtaaatacatTTTTATGAATGTTAAATAGAGATTTAACAATTTTGGTTGAATATTGATTATATAAGGAGTATAATCCATAACTCTGAATGCTTGCACTAAACTTTCATTGATTATTTTAAACTTTTCCATTAACTTTTAAAACAGATGCATCAAAATAAGTAATTAATAAAGTAAATATGCAAAATCTAGATGAAATATGTGACTTTCAGCATTAGAATTAGTAAAACTGTTCCACTCATAAATAAATCACAAAACGCTGAATGAGTTGGTTTCAAACTCCTTTTTTTCAATAATCGGTGCATTAGGGGTTAAAAACAGCCAGCCGTCTAAATAAATCTACTCATTTAAGAGATTAATTTAGCATATAATCCATTTACCTGCTGAAGATTGTCACGTTAGCCACACTGAGTTTAATAAAGCatgttcttctttttcttttttgttcaaATACAAAGATCCACTTACCGGAGTGAGCTTGTTCTGTCAACACACATCTATCTGAACTCTCCTGCTCTGATTATGCAACACGTGCGCTTTCAGAGTTGGTGACAAACACATCTGCACCGCCCCACCGTGGATCATTCTCCCCAGAGCTATGAAAGGACGGGGGTGGGTCCTAAACTGAAGGTTTGAGGTACCTGAAAGGGTCAGGGAAGGCTGACTCAATATTTAGATTTATTAGTGACTCCTTTTATAAATGTGACTATTATCCAACATATCACCAAAGCCATCGTGCTGACAAGAAAACACAGAGACCCGCAGAATGGGCCACAGGACGCCTGCTGCACAAAGTCTCCAAGCAATTTCAGGTGAAGAGGctttattttctcctctaatgagTTGTCAGAGATGGAGGCATATGCTCACATCCATACAGGATGACACTGTTGGAATTTAAACAATGTGCAGAAGGGTCAAGTCGACAGGAAACTGTTGAAGTTTGGATTTGTTTCATGGTGGCAAAGTTTGGTTTTACATGCTAATTAAAAGTTAAAGGAGGAAATGTGGGGCAGAGTTTGGAAAATATTGCAGCACACATAGAGGATGATTAATTtatgtgtttactgatgaagcaAAAGAAACAAATGTAACCATTTTACATAAGATTTCTTATTTATCACTAAATTCCTTTGAGATACATTTGCGAGGCAGAGGCAAACTGAGTTCTTTAACTCGAGCAGAAGGGCAGGCGGAGAGGGCTGCATGGCTAACAACGTATGGGTTGTAGTCATCAAACAGCAGTTTCTCATATTTGGGACAAGACAGTTCCATAATCCGGTAGCTGGCCGTGCAGCTTTGGGCTGCTCTAGAAACCGTCCAGTACGCCGAGCGCTCCTCTTCATACTTGGGATGGTttcgttttggggctgaaaagacAAAAGCCATGAATGATGACAGCATTTGGTGAGCTTCAGTGATTCAAAGTCAGACTTACTGGCTAGTAGAGCTATACGTGCAGATGTTTTAGCGGCAGTTTGGGTCAAAGGTCGAGGTTTAAACCTGCTGTTGGGCCCCACTTGAACCTGCCGTCTCTTCGGCTGGGCAAGCTGGCAAATCCGCTTGgaagctacagctgtctgcgcaCCTCTGCTCAGCTTCACTCATTCATCAAATAAAAtgataataaaacacaaaaaaggcaaaaacattatctGTGTGCTATCAGGAATTATCTAATTTAAGAGTTGAGATTTTGAGTTTTAAAATAtccttttttttaatttgctcaaTTCTATCTTCCCTTTTTTAACCTCCTGATCTACAAAAGAGGACTAGTGCCActggaaagaaaagaaaattattctgactttaatctcagaagtcAGAAATCTCAGAACtacttttgttttctttgttttcatttaagggGCCCTAATCGTCTACAGATCAGCCTTCATTTGGTGAAATAGTttactgataagctaacagctagtccaaggCTGCCAGAGCCAGAGTGTGTTGCTGCCATCTTAATCTGATCTGATTTCAGTCATTTCTCATCATAGAAGTGATGTAAATAAAAGTTGTACACAAATGTTTTGATCCTGCCTGAAATATTCAAACAGCTAATTAATAAATAAGGTTTAACAGGGCAGACGTTTGCATGATGACTTATACTTATATTTCTTTAGTTTTACTCACAGGAGCAGGAAAAGGACGGCTTGGCTGCCAGTCAGCTACAGGTCTTCGAGGCTGAGCCAGCGAACACAATCGCTCGGATGGAACAGCCCTGAGAGCCCACTGACTCACCTCCCAAATGGGAGAAATCCTGGGGAACGAAATGTGAAAGAAGAGACTatattatcagaaaaaaataatgtTTGTAACTAAATTAAAGGTCCTATATCAGGCAAGTCCATGTTTTAGAGTTTTGAATGTGTTTCATTATTTTCTCATGAAAACACCCCAAAGTGGTGTTTGACTTCACACATGCAGTTTCTGTCTCAGCTGCTTCTTTCATTCAGCTCTGCAAAATTTTTCGAAGCATTGCAAGTGATTGGGTTGTTACTGCGTCCTCTTCTCTTCTggaagaatcccaaggcgttccctggccaggcgagagacatagggtgtttctcaatgccaaggaacctcgccttgatgtcttggccccgccccggttgtctaggagatatgtcatcaggagccgccaagacgtgttccaatgttcgtgttctaccgaggcgtgtgttctctgtttggtaGCCATTtatctagctgagcaaggatacacgggaggtgtcttgtagcctagccttggtcaaaaatttcccagaatacaccgcggtattttcaaaaggatggcggatcaaaagccgtcagctacttcaggggcaaatttcaaatttaaaagtaagttaactaatttaaaaagttttttttttagatccaaagaagttatctatggttggttagttgcttagtagttgcagcttcggtgactAACAGGTAGTAactcatctttggtgtgttcttactgtgtttagtttgaaattccatttttggtgctttttaaaacacaggaaaggtttttctttagataaggagacgtggatgcaggactatgaacagagacgcTGGGgtgtacacattggatcgtgcatgggactgcatcatcggagaggagagagcgggcagcagaaggcgccaacgtcctctgctgcccgcggataaacggagtaggaagtgacgccaccatcagcgtcagctctgaggatgttctgcagtcggcaaacgaaacgttagcaaggtaaagaaaaacctttcctgtgttttaaaaagaaccaaaaatggaattaggtagtaactcacttatatatgtcatttaacaaacatatacagcatttaaaaagtaaaagtctcgttatatatttatattgaaaataacacgtataaaatataatgttatcttgcgtgtcacgtgatgttacatgaccgctgtggaagccgcggtcacgtgatgcaagtctgttccatttaaacgttttctttgaccaaggaaggacagtctcctcgtaagtaaggcgcctgaccttgcaagacatcgcctcgcaaggccaggtgccttgacattgacaaACACCCATAGTATCTCCAACGTGCCCTGGGTCGTCCTGTAGGTCTCCTCCTGAttggacgtgcccgaaaaacctcaccagagaggcatccagAAGGCAACCTGTTCAgatacctgagccacctcaactggttcctctcaatgtggaggagcagccgttctactctgagcccctcccggataaccAAGCTTCtccccctatctctaagggagaccccagtcaccctgtggagaaaactcatttcggatgCTTGTATcctcaatctcgttcttttggtcactacccaaagctcatgaccataggtgatggtaggaacgtgatgttacgtgacagccgtggaagccgcggtcacgtgatgcaagtctgttccctttaaccgttttctttgaccaaggaaggacagtctcCTCAtaagtaaggcgcctggcctcgcaagacatctccttgcaaggccaggcgccttgacattgacaaACACCCATAGTCTCTCCAACatgccctgggtcttcctttagttctcctcctgattggacgtgcccgaaaaacctcaccagagaggcatccagAAGGCAACCTGTTCAgatacctgagccacctcaactggttcctctcaatGTGTCGacaagtaaattgagagcttcgccttctgactcagctctctcttcaccatcttTGGTCTGTTAGGTGCAAAATATCGTGATACCTTTATAAAAACAATTAACTGCATAGAAGTTTAAGGAATGTGTTAGTAAAATCCTGAAACAGGAAACTGAATCACATACATGTACTAAAAAcgttgaatgaataaataaataatgagccACATAAGTAGAGTTATATTTACATGACTTGATTGTAGAAATTTTTACTTTGGGCTATGTTTGACCAACGAGAGGTTAATTCTGCAGGAAGTAGAaaaaaattgttatttttaagtgaaatttcaaaataaaagagacAAAAAAGAGTGAAAACTGTACCAATTCTTGTGGTGGATTCTGTCCTGTCTTGTGGCATTTTATCCAACCAATACACAGACCGACTAAAAGAAGGTAGAGAGACTTTAAAGTCAGAAAATGAGAGAATTAAAATTAAGTTTCTGTTGTTTGGCATTGGTCAGGCATACCGGTCTGGACATCTGAGGTGGTTGGGTTTAGGACGAGCAAGCTGCTGTGTTCGAGTTGCCATGGAAACACTCTAAAGCACAAAGATGACAAAAAGGAACGAAATGATGCAGGAGTCAGTTGTAACAACAGAGGTTCACAAATATGTCAACATACAtctatatttatacatttgtgacCCACCGAATGTGTCGTAGTCATAGATTCGTACTTTTACATGATCCAAAATGCATTTGTTAATCAACTTAAATATTTAGTTATGAACTAAAAATATTTTCTACATTGTTTCTCTAAGTTCACTAAATATCATTGCAAGCACATAAAAACATTTAACTAATTACCTGCTTTGTACCTGGATTCAGCTCCTCTTTGTGGTGACATGGACACTGGCTGGTTGCTATGGTATCATGTGACAGCATCCCAAAGATGTTCTACACCAAAGAGAGGTAAGCTCGATTCTCTTTGTGATGTCTCAAGCATTTTACattcatttaaaatatatgtttCAGTGACTAGTTCTTGTTCCATCTGGATGACGCGGACTTGTATAAACGCAACTTTGACTCAGAAAACTTTACACTAGAGTTCTTTTATGTGCAGTTagtgtttaaaaatgaaattgTTCAACACTGATGTAATTTCTCGTAGTTGTCAATAAGACCAAGTCTAAATGTGGAGAAGTATTGCTTTCTCTTTTTTTCATCTGATTACCAAACAATTTGCAATGTGAGACAATGATAACCAGAGTAAATAAATATTCAGTTTTTAAAAGATGAATTTATTAATTAAGGGAACAAATTGGCCAAATAAAGATGATCTTAGGTTattgtccccctttttaaataatttattcatTGTGATTAATGATGTTTAGAATGCTGGTTTCACTTCCACCAggcacagccacacacacacacacacacacacacacacacacacacacacacacacacacacccgtagagtggtaaatgtagtgctttaaaatcttaatatattacctttacttatgaccaataagctgtgtatATAATTatggaatatcaacctgcttggtatttggatgtttaatcagaatattctaggattctttgtttattcagggattgtagatcACTTCGGGTTGATTCaaaaagagagtcaggtttataaaaagtaagaatttattttccaaacaattaaaacgtgacaagttgattcttatcaaaaaggcatcagacgctatctgtgtgtttacctcaccctttctttggagactctcttcgtggatccgaagatcagggaggtcggatgacctctgggcaccgggggtggggggtgggaatgggggggggggggggcaccaactctccagtccagagatgttttccgggtcacaacagatggatggaaccatttgcgtctagaaggactcttagggagtctgAACAATACAGCTtttttctgcaggaaccgtttgttgTGTCAGcgataggcagcttttagcagggttttggcagcttgccagACATGTTCTGGGTTACAGAGGTGTTGCTCCGGACAGCCGTTCAGTAGCATTCTCTAGAACTGAGTCACCTTCTCGTGAGCTCTGTCTTAAAATTCTCATGTTATGAATTCTTGTCCGATCGGAACGcaccatgttaagggatattaccaagaaaacctcagaacatcacgcctttttTGAGATACTGGATGCTCTGATTTGGGTAAGGAAATAtccatgtgtcatgagtttaacttaactttaatttgtccctGTGTCTGAGTGCAGGCaatgattgccttgtcatatcaaacattactggtgATTACcatataaatcattcaatgtaataattcCTTTCATTTCAACTTTCAGTAtttcaagcacagatcaatcaaaaCATTAATATTATCCATGTAAcatttgttcatttcatttcatgaaaATATTCACTTTATTCAGTGAGTGGGcactcctgcggtgttatcaaagaaggctttgttttgggaacacaggctgacatcgtgttcctcctgaaatgtcaacagtatccttctgggcttgtaggaagatagagtgtaaaatccaccttggaGAGTGGAATTAGgtctgcagatgaccagtggcatgtaggtcaatctgttgGTGAAAATTGacaatttctggacattacacacacacacacacacacacacacacacacacacacacacacacacacacacacacacacacacacacacacaaacacgcacgcacgcacgcacacacacacacacacacacacacacacaccagaacaacctGTGTGTCAGAACATAATCAAAATTGAGAACGGGACCAAACTCCAAGACCAAAACCTCTATTGACAAAAAATAGCACAAAGACACATTTCACATAGGTCACAAAAATTTTTGATGTAACATGGTGGTGGAGTGTGATGGTCTGAGGGTTCTATGCTACTTCAACTGCATTTCACCCCCAaccagtcttactccactcccacttcctgtttgaaaaaggcCACAAATGCTGTtggctggcagaccaagagggcggagctgctaacaaatacacactcacAGCATTGTGACATTATAAGGTACCAGCTGATGTCATAGCGTACCTCACAGCCAATATTgatggcagattaaaattcaaGTACAGTACTGATTTTTTTTACCTGAGGAGGGTGCAACACACAGTTTTAAGcagacattttaaatgttttactaAGATGCAGTAACAgctaaagggtctgggaactctcctattcaaataaccccaccccctgagaattctaaccgagccaatcggtgctgagtagcgtacgtcacacatcataacgcagagtttgtcataaaaatggcgactgaagtggagttctctgcggctctttcctctgttctaaatgacttggacacgtctttaaatctgcaacaagtagaagcactaaaagcctttcttctaaaaaaaactaagatgtttgcgccgttgtcagACACTTTTCATTACTacggctaaaaaactacagcgttgcgcggtacagtcggcatttccgtcttttttctgatcggTTATTTTTAAGCTgcatagtcccgcccctcaattgcctctctgcctgtgagctaccagactctttctctgtgcagaattaaacaggggacgagtctggcaggcctggCTAGTATACGGCACATttagacactaatttatatagtttatca from Nothobranchius furzeri strain GRZ-AD chromosome 18, NfurGRZ-RIMD1, whole genome shotgun sequence harbors:
- the spmap2 gene encoding sperm microtubule associated protein 2, with the protein product MLSHDTIATSQCPCHHKEELNPGTKQSVSMATRTQQLARPKPNHLRCPDRRSVYWLDKMPQDRTESTTRIELTSRWSNIAQSKNFYNQVMISPIWEVSQWALRAVPSERLCSLAQPRRPVADWQPSRPFPAPLSRGAQTAVASKRICQLAQPKRRQVQVGPNSRFKPRPLTQTAAKTSARIALLATPKRNHPKYEEERSAYWTVSRAAQSCTASYRIMELSCPKYEKLLFDDYNPYVVSHAALSACPSARVKELSLPLPRKCISKEFSDK